One window of Cohnella hashimotonis genomic DNA carries:
- a CDS encoding AraC family transcriptional regulator, producing the protein MLPFVQLAQFREIRPYVRFAHYTEYPMKVPSRYVFDHEMILIERGRGTVFTELGSFPYGERSLLMIPPGVLHSFKDDHDASLGHAHRAIHFDWEPQAGDGLLHIVGDREGPIYPDELPREAAKLASLWLPNMVRIDGASEETVALVKQVVEAFRQDGPLRKLELQALFLRLLLVLSRQLQDGHVVCTPLTDRKMGKPRERSDITKYILRMHDAVGQSPVTDDILNRWQETVFFSAPHFHRLFKEQTGFTPHDYFTKLRMEKGAMLLLSTDLLIQEVAYACGYEDSRYFSRLFRKHEGVSPNQYRRIFLRRD; encoded by the coding sequence ATGCTCCCGTTCGTGCAGTTGGCGCAATTCCGTGAAATCAGGCCCTATGTCCGGTTTGCTCACTATACGGAATATCCGATGAAGGTACCTTCGCGCTATGTGTTCGATCACGAAATGATACTGATCGAGCGCGGCCGGGGCACCGTTTTTACGGAGCTGGGCTCTTTTCCGTACGGGGAGCGTTCGCTGCTGATGATTCCGCCGGGGGTCCTTCACTCGTTCAAGGACGATCACGACGCGTCGCTCGGGCACGCGCATCGCGCGATCCATTTCGACTGGGAACCGCAAGCGGGAGACGGCCTCCTTCACATTGTCGGGGATCGGGAAGGGCCGATTTATCCGGATGAGCTTCCGAGGGAAGCGGCCAAGCTGGCCTCGCTATGGCTGCCGAATATGGTGCGGATCGACGGGGCAAGCGAGGAGACCGTTGCGCTCGTCAAGCAGGTCGTCGAAGCTTTCCGCCAAGACGGGCCGCTGCGGAAGCTGGAGCTGCAGGCCCTGTTTCTGCGGCTGCTGCTCGTCTTGTCCCGGCAGCTTCAGGACGGACACGTCGTCTGCACGCCGCTCACCGACCGGAAGATGGGCAAGCCAAGAGAGCGTTCGGATATTACGAAGTACATCTTGCGGATGCACGATGCCGTCGGACAAAGCCCCGTTACCGATGACATTTTAAACCGGTGGCAGGAGACGGTATTTTTCAGCGCGCCGCATTTTCACCGGTTATTTAAGGAGCAGACGGGCTTCACGCCTCACGATTATTTCACCAAGCTTCGGATGGAGAAGGGGGCCATGCTGCTGCTAAGCACGGATCTCCTGATCCAGGAAGTCGCATACGCTTGCGGCTATGAAGACAGCAGATATTTCAGCCGGCTTTTCCGCAAGCACGAAGGGGTCAGCCCGAATCAATATCGCCGCATTTTCCTCCGTCGGGATTGA
- a CDS encoding zinc-dependent alcohol dehydrogenase: MRAIVTQSGNIKVIELERPDPAPGHVLVRTEYSAISPGTEMGFVGRASDEAAAIGYSAVGIVEAVGEGVADRRVGERVACYGVPYVRHAEWLAVPTNLTAVVPEGVAPEEAAFGGLGAIAIHALRVADLRFGESAVVVGLGILGNLVAQIAHAAACRAVGYDLNVERAGGLRQLGIAHAYANAGALEAALPEATDGTGADAVLLCASGPGEPLINKALEWVRDRGKVVIVGDLTMSFSRGLMFAKEAQVLISRAGGPGRYDASYERDNRDYPLGHVRWTEGRNLAAYIRLLAEGRISVRPLITDVYPLERAAEAYANYADKSTRTIGTLIRYE, encoded by the coding sequence ATGCGCGCCATTGTAACGCAGAGCGGGAACATCAAGGTGATCGAGCTGGAGCGGCCGGACCCGGCGCCGGGGCATGTGCTGGTCCGCACCGAGTACTCCGCGATCAGCCCGGGCACGGAGATGGGCTTCGTGGGTCGCGCCTCGGACGAGGCCGCGGCCATCGGCTACAGCGCCGTCGGCATCGTCGAAGCGGTCGGCGAGGGCGTGGCGGACCGCCGCGTCGGCGAGCGCGTGGCCTGCTACGGCGTGCCGTACGTGCGGCACGCGGAATGGCTCGCGGTGCCGACGAACCTGACGGCCGTCGTGCCGGAAGGCGTGGCGCCGGAGGAGGCGGCCTTCGGCGGCCTGGGCGCCATCGCGATCCACGCGCTGCGGGTCGCGGACCTGCGGTTCGGCGAATCCGCGGTCGTCGTGGGGCTGGGGATTCTGGGCAATCTCGTGGCCCAGATCGCCCATGCCGCCGCTTGCCGCGCGGTCGGCTACGATCTGAACGTCGAGCGTGCCGGCGGGCTGCGGCAGCTGGGCATTGCGCACGCCTACGCGAATGCGGGCGCGCTTGAGGCCGCGCTGCCGGAGGCGACCGACGGCACGGGAGCGGACGCGGTGCTGCTTTGCGCCAGCGGGCCGGGCGAGCCGCTGATTAACAAGGCGCTCGAGTGGGTCCGCGACCGGGGCAAAGTCGTCATTGTCGGGGACCTGACGATGAGCTTCAGCCGCGGGCTCATGTTCGCCAAGGAAGCGCAGGTGCTCATCTCGCGCGCCGGCGGCCCCGGCCGGTACGACGCGTCGTACGAGCGGGACAACCGGGACTACCCGCTCGGCCACGTGCGATGGACCGAGGGGCGTAATTTGGCGGCGTACATCCGCCTGCTGGCGGAGGGGCGGATCTCCGTGCGGCCGCTTATCACGGACGTCTACCCGCTCGAGCGCGCCGCCGAGGCGTACGCGAACTACGCGGACAAGAGCACGCGGACGATCGGGACGCTGATCCGGTACGAGTAG
- a CDS encoding helix-turn-helix domain-containing protein — protein sequence MKRIVTNLGVLQIFFSLLLVIAIMFVSTYLIYRNSISGIYDKVTQNNTLVFKSVVQSFDDSFRTVDNIIHSVHSLPPSDNLISPDDDSLDMTKVYTLVKNLSTLISTVDYIEEVVVFYDDARLAITSEGTSGFERFFDGKYRHDTYNASYWKTYASTKHAFKIFPADSFKVLDINQQPQSRNLMIAFGGNKLATSSKNVMVMIDVAALLKHVNQQSVIPGASLILLDQDRNIIYSTDKQWGLVDVLNDVYFNADREASLTRENYEYNFYKSDYNGFIYIDKVPYQFQNLNPVTQANDSIMLTAIICAVALSVFLSIYLNRPVKRILRLLGGGHSKGNDFRKIYSGIVKLQADNELYRDQLAFADKELRRGVFLQALDESAHAKAHDIQLQTYYPALFGEHCFVMVLFQARPRPDAGEAPLPVETIADRLEAGLRREGAEASVFHVSRAEFIAVVGLSKPEERARLLKRLRGSIAAAEKEALLGYDLWACVSEAYASEIKNANRGYRDVMNGMLYRGVGDAASVLDVEEIEYVWNVYFPFEKLEKLSNYLLNGKLQESVQIIRETMGENAARNVHRHQLVHIAKSMLFYMLRYAGSSANMREELYAIETEFCRRAEQTFDYRELEEALVAVAGRLSAYGRAEPKNKLNSAFISQYIELHYMENLYLDQIAAVMETTPKYFSNYFKKTFGVNYVEYLNKVRLSHARDLLRSTSLSIAEIGEKTGYLNASTFTTTFKKYMGVSPSDYRKQNDQQIV from the coding sequence ATGAAGCGGATCGTGACGAACCTCGGCGTTCTGCAAATTTTTTTCTCCCTGCTGCTCGTCATCGCGATTATGTTCGTATCCACTTATCTCATCTACCGCAACTCCATATCCGGCATCTACGACAAGGTCACGCAGAACAATACGCTGGTCTTCAAGTCGGTCGTCCAGTCGTTCGACGACAGCTTCCGGACGGTGGACAACATCATTCATTCCGTTCACAGCCTGCCGCCCTCGGACAATCTGATCTCGCCGGACGACGACAGCCTGGACATGACCAAGGTCTACACGCTGGTCAAAAATTTGTCCACGCTCATCTCTACGGTCGACTATATCGAGGAGGTCGTCGTCTTCTACGACGATGCGCGCCTCGCGATCACGTCCGAAGGCACGAGCGGCTTCGAGCGGTTCTTCGACGGCAAATACCGGCACGATACGTACAACGCGAGCTATTGGAAAACGTATGCGTCGACCAAGCATGCGTTCAAGATTTTTCCGGCGGACAGCTTCAAGGTGCTGGATATCAATCAGCAGCCGCAGTCCCGCAACCTGATGATCGCCTTCGGCGGCAACAAGCTCGCGACGTCCAGCAAAAACGTCATGGTCATGATCGATGTGGCGGCGCTGCTCAAGCACGTCAACCAGCAGTCGGTCATTCCGGGCGCGTCGCTCATCCTGCTGGACCAGGACCGGAACATCATCTACAGCACGGACAAGCAATGGGGACTCGTCGACGTGCTGAACGACGTCTACTTCAACGCGGACCGGGAGGCCTCGCTGACGCGCGAGAACTACGAATACAACTTCTACAAATCGGACTACAACGGATTTATTTATATCGACAAGGTGCCCTACCAGTTCCAGAATCTCAACCCGGTGACGCAGGCCAACGACTCGATCATGCTCACCGCGATCATATGCGCCGTCGCGCTGTCCGTCTTCCTCAGCATCTACCTGAATCGGCCGGTCAAGCGGATCCTCCGGTTGCTCGGGGGCGGGCACAGCAAAGGCAACGACTTCCGCAAGATTTACAGCGGGATCGTCAAGCTGCAGGCGGACAACGAATTGTATCGGGATCAGCTGGCGTTTGCCGACAAGGAGCTGCGCAGGGGCGTGTTCCTGCAGGCGCTCGACGAGAGCGCGCATGCCAAGGCGCATGACATCCAGCTGCAAACCTACTATCCGGCTTTGTTCGGAGAGCACTGCTTCGTCATGGTGCTGTTCCAGGCGAGACCGAGGCCGGATGCGGGAGAAGCGCCGCTGCCCGTCGAGACGATCGCGGACCGGCTGGAGGCGGGACTTCGGCGGGAGGGAGCGGAAGCCAGCGTCTTCCATGTGTCGCGCGCGGAATTTATCGCCGTCGTCGGCCTGTCGAAGCCGGAGGAGCGGGCGAGGCTGCTCAAGCGGCTGCGCGGGTCCATCGCGGCGGCCGAGAAGGAGGCGCTGCTCGGCTATGACCTGTGGGCTTGCGTGAGCGAGGCGTATGCCTCGGAGATTAAAAATGCAAATCGCGGCTACCGCGACGTCATGAACGGCATGCTGTACCGGGGCGTCGGAGACGCGGCGAGCGTGCTCGACGTCGAGGAGATCGAATACGTATGGAACGTCTACTTCCCGTTCGAGAAGCTCGAGAAGCTCTCGAATTACTTGCTGAACGGCAAGCTGCAGGAGAGCGTCCAGATCATCCGGGAGACGATGGGCGAGAACGCGGCGCGCAACGTCCACCGCCACCAGCTCGTTCATATCGCCAAGTCGATGCTCTTCTACATGCTCCGGTACGCCGGCAGCTCCGCGAATATGCGCGAGGAGCTGTACGCGATCGAGACCGAATTTTGCCGCCGCGCGGAGCAGACCTTCGACTATCGGGAGCTGGAGGAGGCGTTGGTCGCGGTGGCGGGCCGCTTGTCCGCTTATGGGAGAGCGGAGCCGAAGAACAAGCTGAACTCAGCCTTTATCTCGCAATACATCGAGCTGCACTACATGGAAAATCTGTACCTGGACCAGATCGCGGCGGTCATGGAGACGACGCCCAAGTACTTCTCGAACTACTTCAAGAAGACGTTCGGCGTGAACTACGTGGAGTATCTGAACAAAGTGAGGCTGTCGCACGCGCGGGACCTGCTCCGAAGCACGAGCCTGTCGATTGCCGAGATCGGGGAGAAGACGGGATATTTGAACGCATCGACGTTCACGACGACGTTCAAGAAGTATATGGGCGTGTCGCCGAGCGATTATCGCAAGCAGAACGATCAGCAGATCGTTTAG
- a CDS encoding carbohydrate ABC transporter permease has product MVGQRRFTVFGVVNALILIAVAISTLYPLLYITAVSVSDTASVTKGEVFLWPHGFNLEAYKDVLFDPKIPRAYLNTIYYTFLGTFINLLFTSVAAYPLSQPQFVGRKFWMLAIVLTMFLQPGIIPNFLIVQKLGLLDSVWALVIPNAIWTFELIILKSFYENMSAQIREAALIDGASEYRILFNIVLPLSKPALASVGLFFFIGHWNSFFLPMIYLNDQWKYPLQVVLRGMLIFHEGNSSSLVDASALAPQAKKNATIILAMIPVLLIYPFAQKYFAKGVMLGAEKG; this is encoded by the coding sequence ATGGTAGGACAACGCAGATTCACGGTGTTCGGCGTCGTCAACGCGCTGATTCTGATCGCCGTCGCGATCTCCACCCTGTATCCGCTTCTTTATATCACGGCCGTGTCGGTCAGCGATACCGCCAGCGTGACGAAGGGCGAGGTGTTCCTCTGGCCGCACGGTTTCAACCTGGAGGCGTACAAGGACGTCCTGTTCGATCCGAAAATTCCGAGAGCATACCTGAACACGATCTACTATACGTTTCTGGGCACGTTCATCAATCTGCTGTTTACGTCGGTGGCGGCCTATCCGCTGTCCCAGCCGCAGTTCGTCGGACGGAAGTTCTGGATGCTCGCGATCGTGCTGACGATGTTCCTGCAGCCGGGCATCATCCCGAACTTCCTGATCGTTCAGAAGCTTGGCCTGCTGGACTCCGTATGGGCGCTCGTCATCCCCAACGCGATCTGGACGTTCGAGCTGATCATCCTGAAGAGCTTCTATGAAAATATGTCGGCGCAAATTCGCGAAGCGGCGCTGATCGACGGAGCCTCGGAGTACCGCATCCTCTTCAATATCGTGCTGCCTCTCTCCAAGCCCGCGCTCGCGTCCGTCGGCCTATTCTTTTTCATCGGCCACTGGAACAGCTTTTTTCTCCCGATGATCTATTTGAACGACCAGTGGAAATATCCGCTGCAGGTGGTGCTGAGAGGCATGCTGATCTTCCACGAAGGCAACTCGTCCTCGCTCGTCGACGCGTCCGCGCTGGCGCCGCAGGCGAAGAAAAACGCGACGATCATCCTTGCGATGATTCCGGTGCTGCTGATCTATCCGTTTGCGCAAAAGTACTTTGCCAAGGGCGTTATGCTGGGCGCGGAAAAGGGCTGA
- a CDS encoding ABC transporter permease, with product MRTLLRKIARDRQLLILFIPCIVFYALFRYGPLYGLIIAFKDYSVYTGILDSPWVGFKHFERFFSGPDFFLLLRNTFLLGFFALICSFPFPILLAILLNEVRVRWFKKFVQTASYLPTFLSVVIISSMIIDFLSPNNGIVNKLLNLMGFESKYFLIDPAWFRPIYVLSDIWANTGYEAIIFLAAIAGINPTLYEAARVDGASRLRMMWHVTLPGLLPTILVVFILKTGSMFRVGYEKVLLLYNSMTYDVADVFSTFVYRKGLLESNYSYGAAVGLFEALVAMVMLLGANLISKRLGGKGLW from the coding sequence ATGCGAACGTTGCTCCGCAAAATCGCGCGCGACAGACAACTGCTCATCCTCTTTATTCCGTGCATCGTCTTTTACGCTCTTTTCCGATACGGGCCGCTGTACGGCCTGATCATCGCTTTCAAGGATTACAGCGTGTATACGGGCATTCTGGACAGTCCCTGGGTCGGCTTCAAGCACTTCGAGCGCTTCTTCTCCGGCCCGGACTTCTTCCTTTTGCTCCGCAACACGTTTTTGCTCGGCTTCTTCGCTCTGATATGCTCGTTCCCGTTCCCGATTCTGCTGGCGATTCTGCTGAACGAGGTTCGGGTCCGCTGGTTCAAGAAGTTCGTTCAGACGGCCAGCTACCTGCCGACCTTCCTGTCCGTCGTCATCATCAGCAGCATGATCATCGATTTTCTGTCCCCGAACAACGGCATCGTGAACAAGCTGCTGAACCTGATGGGCTTCGAGTCCAAGTACTTCCTGATCGACCCGGCCTGGTTCCGCCCGATCTACGTACTCTCGGACATCTGGGCCAATACGGGCTACGAAGCGATCATCTTCCTGGCGGCGATTGCCGGGATCAATCCGACGCTGTACGAAGCGGCGCGGGTGGACGGCGCGAGCCGGCTGCGCATGATGTGGCACGTCACGCTGCCGGGCCTCCTACCGACGATCCTCGTCGTGTTCATCCTGAAGACCGGATCGATGTTCCGCGTCGGCTACGAGAAGGTGCTGCTCCTATACAATTCAATGACCTACGACGTCGCCGACGTCTTCTCGACCTTCGTGTACCGCAAGGGACTGCTCGAGTCGAACTATAGCTACGGCGCGGCAGTGGGGCTGTTCGAGGCATTGGTCGCCATGGTCATGCTGCTCGGCGCGAATCTGATCAGCAAGCGGCTGGGAGGGAAGGGACTATGGTAG
- a CDS encoding extracellular solute-binding protein has translation MVIKRISGGVVLALTVTALAACGGNNGNNGATGSPTASAQAASSQAAGASASSAASASADYGDTGGLKLPLVDKPTTINWMLVGDSPPNDKMIVKEIEKRTGITVNFQTYASSTYQDKLKVTVASGKLPDIFHGLTAAELKKLGKQGAVVPINDYADMLPNFKKLYMEENDWVVKSYGDESGKMYTWPIYDMNRAVNHGFLYRKDIFEKNGIPEWTDTEGFYQALKKLKQIYPDSYPYASKSTVNIFKDFAYGWGIGGANYPVYYDEAAKTWKFASTQPESKAMLDFMKKLYNEKLLDPEFITDTQDSWTSKMTSGKSFVTFDWIGRLDLFYNQVKDANPGYDLRYGNPVGPTGHVRSLPKIEAGWSITVANNANKEASLKLLDYLTSPSGAALMTLGVEGETFNFDANGKPVYPELANEPAVDIKVLENKYGMWLEGAYLRPDHRSVYFNYTEKEQEAQDKITNGNKFEPLDPVLNFTDDETATIAELQTSLQKAAEEFNTRYVLDKKYGDAEWEAWKTNADKLGAAKLAKIFNDAQQRFDSAK, from the coding sequence ATGGTCATAAAACGGATAAGCGGCGGCGTCGTTCTGGCGCTGACCGTCACGGCGCTGGCCGCCTGCGGCGGCAACAACGGAAACAACGGGGCGACGGGTTCCCCCACGGCAAGCGCTCAAGCTGCAAGCTCGCAGGCTGCGGGCGCTTCGGCAAGCAGCGCAGCAAGCGCATCTGCCGACTACGGGGATACGGGCGGGCTCAAGCTGCCGCTCGTCGACAAGCCGACGACGATCAATTGGATGCTGGTCGGCGATTCGCCTCCGAACGACAAGATGATCGTCAAGGAGATCGAGAAGCGCACGGGCATCACCGTTAATTTTCAGACCTACGCGTCCTCTACCTACCAAGACAAGCTGAAGGTGACCGTCGCTTCCGGCAAGCTGCCCGATATTTTCCACGGCCTGACGGCGGCCGAGCTCAAGAAGCTGGGCAAGCAAGGCGCGGTCGTCCCGATCAACGACTATGCCGACATGCTGCCGAACTTCAAGAAACTCTATATGGAGGAGAACGACTGGGTCGTCAAGTCCTACGGCGACGAGAGCGGCAAGATGTACACCTGGCCGATCTACGATATGAACCGGGCGGTCAACCACGGCTTCCTGTACCGCAAGGATATCTTCGAGAAAAACGGCATTCCGGAGTGGACCGATACGGAGGGCTTCTACCAGGCGCTGAAAAAGCTGAAGCAAATCTACCCGGATTCGTACCCGTACGCGTCCAAGAGCACCGTCAATATCTTCAAGGACTTCGCGTACGGCTGGGGCATCGGCGGCGCGAACTATCCGGTCTACTACGACGAGGCGGCCAAGACGTGGAAGTTCGCCTCCACGCAGCCGGAGAGCAAGGCCATGCTGGACTTTATGAAAAAGCTGTATAACGAAAAGCTGCTCGACCCCGAATTCATCACCGATACGCAGGACTCCTGGACGTCCAAGATGACGTCGGGCAAGTCGTTCGTCACCTTCGACTGGATCGGACGCCTCGACCTCTTCTACAACCAGGTCAAGGACGCGAACCCTGGATACGACTTGCGCTACGGCAATCCCGTCGGGCCGACCGGTCACGTCCGGTCGCTGCCGAAGATCGAAGCGGGCTGGTCGATCACGGTCGCGAACAACGCGAATAAGGAAGCTTCGCTCAAGCTGCTCGACTATTTGACCAGTCCGTCCGGCGCGGCGCTGATGACGCTCGGCGTCGAGGGCGAGACGTTCAACTTCGACGCGAACGGCAAGCCGGTGTACCCGGAGCTGGCCAATGAGCCGGCCGTCGACATCAAGGTGCTCGAGAACAAGTACGGCATGTGGCTCGAAGGCGCGTACTTGCGGCCGGACCACCGGAGCGTGTACTTCAACTACACGGAGAAGGAGCAGGAGGCGCAGGACAAGATTACGAACGGGAACAAGTTCGAACCGCTGGACCCCGTCCTGAACTTCACCGACGACGAGACCGCGACGATCGCCGAGCTGCAGACTTCGCTGCAGAAGGCGGCCGAGGAGTTCAACACCCGCTACGTGCTCGACAAGAAATACGGCGACGCCGAGTGGGAAGCGTGGAAGACTAACGCCGACAAGCTGGGCGCGGCCAAGCTCGCCAAGATTTTCAACGATGCGCAGCAGCGCTTCGACAGCGCCAAATAA
- a CDS encoding glycosyltransferase yields the protein MATGLLDAHERHGVTVIACTNRRDYLDNLFRNYARQTHAVKELVVVVNNDRIPLAPYRRMAGKHRNVRIYRMPEHRSLGACLNFAVGKARYGRIAKFDDDDYYAPYYLTDSLRALRAFKADVVGKRAHYMYLRGARKLILRFGRDENKPVGRLPGATLVFRKRVFERARFPDRSVGEDDLFCDLSRRQGYRVYSGGRFNFVAVRRKNSANHTWIIGDRELLAHNRTIPNVTDYKRYVRRKPRSGR from the coding sequence GTGGCAACCGGCTTGCTAGACGCGCACGAACGACATGGGGTAACCGTGATTGCCTGCACGAACCGCCGCGATTACCTGGACAACCTGTTCCGCAATTATGCTCGGCAAACGCATGCGGTGAAAGAACTGGTCGTCGTCGTCAACAACGACCGTATTCCGCTCGCGCCATACCGGCGGATGGCGGGCAAGCATCGCAACGTGAGAATCTATCGCATGCCGGAGCATCGTTCGCTCGGCGCCTGCCTCAACTTTGCCGTCGGCAAGGCGCGCTACGGCCGCATCGCCAAGTTCGACGACGACGATTATTACGCGCCCTACTATCTGACCGACAGTCTGCGGGCGCTTCGCGCCTTCAAAGCCGATGTCGTCGGGAAGCGCGCGCACTATATGTACCTGCGAGGGGCAAGGAAGCTGATCCTTCGTTTCGGCCGCGACGAGAACAAGCCTGTCGGCAGGCTGCCGGGCGCCACGCTCGTCTTCCGCAAGCGCGTGTTCGAGCGGGCTCGCTTCCCCGACCGCAGCGTCGGCGAGGACGACCTGTTCTGCGATCTCAGCAGGCGGCAGGGCTACAGGGTCTATTCGGGAGGCCGGTTCAACTTCGTCGCCGTCCGCAGGAAGAACTCGGCGAATCACACGTGGATCATCGGGGACCGGGAGCTCCTCGCGCATAACCGGACGATTCCGAACGTGACCGACTACAAGCGCTACGTGCGCAGAAAACCGCGGAGCGGCCGGTAA
- a CDS encoding glycosyltransferase family 2 protein, translating to MSRGEWRAATEEGRSGRSGGSESRRASGPLAVSVVACTNRPAYMEALLRNYGRQRYAAKELIVILNGADQRLDAYAKAAVPYGSVRVFAMPASASLGRCLNVGVRMARHPLVAKFDDDDYYGPGYLSESVRILRATGADIVGKRAHYMYLTGSKLLLHRYYDRANRYVDQVQGATLLVRRQVLDRVSFRDLNRGECVKFCADARATGFTVYAGSPCDFIAMRRPGSRDHTWVVSDKRLMTRHAKVLRVKNIRRFVCRS from the coding sequence ATGTCGCGGGGGGAATGGCGCGCAGCGACGGAGGAAGGGCGATCGGGGCGCAGCGGAGGATCGGAGAGCAGGCGGGCTTCCGGCCCACTCGCGGTGTCCGTCGTGGCCTGCACCAATCGGCCCGCGTATATGGAGGCGCTGCTGCGCAACTACGGCAGGCAGCGCTATGCGGCCAAGGAGTTGATCGTGATCCTGAACGGAGCGGATCAGCGGCTGGATGCGTACGCGAAGGCCGCTGTACCATACGGCAGCGTACGCGTCTTCGCGATGCCGGCGAGCGCGTCGCTCGGCCGCTGCCTGAACGTCGGCGTGCGGATGGCGCGTCATCCGCTCGTCGCGAAGTTCGACGACGACGATTATTACGGACCGGGGTACTTGTCGGAGAGTGTGCGGATATTGCGCGCGACCGGCGCAGACATCGTCGGCAAGCGCGCGCACTACATGTATCTGACCGGCAGCAAGCTGCTTCTGCACCGGTACTACGACAGGGCGAACCGGTACGTCGACCAAGTTCAGGGCGCGACGCTGCTCGTCCGCCGGCAGGTGCTCGACCGGGTCTCCTTCCGCGACCTGAACCGCGGCGAGTGCGTCAAGTTTTGCGCCGACGCCAGGGCGACCGGTTTCACGGTCTATGCGGGAAGCCCCTGCGATTTTATCGCCATGCGCAGGCCCGGGTCGCGGGACCATACCTGGGTCGTCAGCGACAAGCGCCTGATGACCCGGCACGCCAAGGTTCTGCGCGTGAAGAACATACGAAGGTTCGTCTGCCGAAGCTAG
- a CDS encoding MFS transporter has translation MHTYTQAQRRAIHKRTLVIVVIAQLFGGAGLASGITVGALLAQDMTGSDGLAGLSTTLFTLGSALSAFAVGRLTQRLGRRAGLTAGFLAGAVGALGVVAAAAWDSLPLLLLAMLVYGAGTSTNLQARYAGTDLAEPHQRARAVSIAMVTTTFGAVAGPNLVSPMGRLASDWGLPALAGPFMLAAAAFALAGLVFAILLRPDPFLVAKASAAGASADMPAAGNAGNKVGGSVPDAPVRSGNRGIVVGASVMLITQIVMTAVMTMTPLHMKHHGHSLDMVGLTIGAHIAAMFLPSLVTGVLVDKIGRIAMSCAGAATLLCAALVTAFAPGDSSAWMIFGLVLLGLGWNFGLISGTAVIVDATTLGTRAKTQGTVDVLISLAGAAGGALSGAVVALSSFAALSLAGGALALLLLPVMLWYRRGPRRQASRSFDA, from the coding sequence ATGCATACATACACGCAGGCGCAGCGGCGCGCCATCCACAAACGGACGCTCGTCATCGTCGTGATCGCGCAGCTGTTCGGCGGCGCGGGGCTCGCGTCGGGCATCACCGTCGGCGCCTTGCTGGCGCAGGACATGACGGGCTCGGACGGCCTAGCCGGGCTGTCGACGACGCTGTTCACGCTGGGCTCGGCGCTGTCGGCCTTCGCGGTCGGCCGCCTCACCCAGCGGCTGGGCCGGCGGGCCGGGCTGACGGCCGGCTTCCTCGCAGGCGCGGTCGGCGCCCTGGGCGTCGTCGCGGCGGCGGCCTGGGACAGCTTGCCGCTGCTGCTGCTGGCGATGCTGGTGTACGGCGCGGGCACCTCCACCAACCTGCAAGCGCGCTACGCCGGCACGGACCTGGCCGAACCGCATCAGCGGGCCCGCGCGGTCAGCATCGCGATGGTCACGACGACATTCGGCGCCGTGGCCGGGCCGAACCTGGTCTCGCCGATGGGCAGGCTCGCGTCCGACTGGGGCTTACCGGCACTCGCCGGGCCGTTCATGCTGGCCGCGGCGGCGTTCGCGCTGGCTGGTCTCGTGTTCGCGATCCTGCTGCGCCCGGATCCGTTCCTCGTCGCCAAGGCGAGCGCTGCTGGTGCTTCTGCCGATATGCCTGCTGCTGGCAATGCCGGTAACAAGGTTGGGGGCTCCGTCCCCGATGCGCCCGTGCGATCCGGCAACCGCGGTATCGTCGTCGGCGCGTCGGTCATGCTGATCACCCAGATCGTCATGACCGCCGTCATGACGATGACGCCGCTCCACATGAAGCACCACGGCCACAGCCTCGACATGGTGGGATTGACGATCGGCGCGCATATCGCCGCGATGTTCCTCCCTTCGCTCGTGACCGGCGTGCTCGTGGACAAGATCGGGCGCATCGCGATGTCCTGCGCCGGAGCGGCGACCCTGCTCTGCGCCGCGCTCGTCACCGCATTCGCGCCGGGCGACTCGTCGGCCTGGATGATCTTCGGCCTGGTGCTGCTCGGCCTCGGCTGGAACTTCGGCCTCATCAGCGGCACGGCCGTTATCGTCGACGCGACGACCCTCGGCACGCGCGCCAAGACGCAGGGCACCGTCGACGTACTTATCTCGCTCGCGGGCGCGGCCGGCGGCGCCCTGTCCGGCGCTGTCGTCGCCCTGTCGAGCTTCGCCGCGCTCTCGCTCGCGGGCGGCGCGCTGGCTCTGCTGCTGCTTCCCGTGATGCTCTGGTATCGCCGAGGCCCGCGGCGCCAAGCGTCTCGTTCTTTCGATGCGTAG